Proteins encoded in a region of the Photobacterium profundum SS9 genome:
- the fliD gene encoding flagellar filament capping protein FliD — translation MLMTGLGSGIDYESMIAAIVGAERAPKENQLARQEGMNHAEKNALQEIQFTLNSFRDKVEDLNSSRELQKLKAELSNDDVLSASVDSNAVPGEYSFEVTQLAQTQRDQLFKTSEGSTFSKGTISFGAVSIDIATVKGDLISAEGGKKTAHHDQVYQDIADKHGLDVVADAAAIKDILETSTNPDFDQARLDSYTSQQQGYQNTIDRLTSDGVTVEELQSAINSDPANDGVKATLVRSGDGISMVLNGKDTGVTNAIGAITVAIAPADIKGNTLDLALPVNGQKSLQTAEDATVQFGSMTLTSATNKMENVIDGITLNIKEKGTVNVKVERDEASVNSTIKSFVADYNKIIETVNTYTKSSEDKAAALSGDSATRSMVSRLRGVIGAEYGSSTYNTLSQLGITTTRQGTLEIDQKKLDKALEDDFDAVSKLFIGDGVQTGMMDKMMVVLDDYHKNGGTYDRRIDQLEYNNKQIAEDREKLDSRMEAKTLSLRAYYARMDSQIARMNQTQSMLVSMLM, via the coding sequence ATGTTAATGACAGGATTAGGTTCAGGTATTGATTACGAAAGTATGATTGCCGCAATTGTGGGTGCCGAGCGTGCTCCGAAAGAGAATCAGCTTGCACGCCAAGAGGGCATGAACCATGCCGAGAAGAATGCGCTGCAAGAAATTCAGTTCACCCTCAACAGCTTTCGCGACAAAGTCGAAGATCTGAATTCCAGCCGCGAGCTCCAAAAATTAAAGGCGGAGTTAAGCAACGATGATGTGCTATCCGCGTCGGTCGACAGCAATGCGGTGCCGGGCGAATACAGCTTCGAAGTTACCCAGCTGGCGCAAACCCAGCGCGATCAGCTGTTCAAGACGAGTGAAGGAAGTACGTTCTCTAAGGGCACCATCAGCTTTGGTGCGGTCAGCATAGATATTGCGACCGTGAAAGGCGATTTGATCTCTGCTGAGGGGGGTAAGAAAACTGCTCACCACGATCAGGTTTACCAAGATATTGCTGATAAGCACGGCTTAGATGTGGTGGCCGATGCGGCGGCAATCAAAGATATTCTGGAGACATCGACCAATCCGGATTTTGACCAAGCTCGGTTGGATAGCTATACCAGCCAGCAGCAAGGCTACCAGAATACGATCGATCGTCTGACCAGTGATGGCGTGACCGTCGAAGAGTTACAATCGGCAATCAATAGCGATCCGGCCAATGATGGCGTGAAAGCCACTCTGGTGCGCTCTGGTGACGGTATCAGCATGGTGCTGAACGGCAAAGATACCGGAGTGACGAATGCCATAGGGGCAATCACGGTGGCGATAGCGCCAGCAGATATCAAAGGTAATACCCTGGATCTTGCTTTGCCTGTGAATGGTCAGAAATCGCTGCAGACTGCCGAAGATGCCACGGTGCAGTTCGGTTCGATGACCCTGACCTCGGCCACCAACAAAATGGAAAACGTGATCGATGGCATCACCCTAAATATCAAGGAAAAGGGAACGGTTAACGTCAAGGTCGAGCGTGATGAGGCATCGGTCAACAGCACCATCAAGTCGTTTGTTGCTGACTATAACAAGATTATCGAAACCGTTAATACCTACACCAAGTCGAGTGAAGATAAGGCCGCTGCGCTGTCGGGTGATTCTGCAACCCGCAGCATGGTTAGCCGCTTGCGAGGCGTGATTGGTGCAGAATACGGTTCTTCAACCTATAACACCCTGTCTCAGCTGGGCATTACGACTACCCGCCAGGGTACGCTGGAAATTGACCAGAAGAAGCTGGATAAAGCACTGGAAGATGATTTCGATGCTGTTTCCAAGTTGTTTATAGGTGACGGTGTTCAGACCGGCATGATGGATAAAATGATGGTGGTACTGGATGACTACCACAAAAATGGTGGTACCTACGATCGCCGTATTGATCAGCTGGAGTACAACAATAAGCAGATTGCAGAAGATCGTGAAAAATTAGATTCACGTATGGAAGCCAAAACGCTGTCGTTACGTGCCTATTACGCGCGAATGGACAGCCAGATAGCCCGAATGAACCAGACACAGAGCATGCTGGTCAGCATGCTGATGTAG
- the fliS gene encoding flagellar export chaperone FliS, with the protein MMNQEGLGAYQHSQNHAQAAAASPHRLIQMLLEGLLDNLSRARGFMERGQVADKGMMISKCLDILNGLSSVLDEEKGGDVTVELFRLYDYCGRRLFEANINDELEGIDEVTRLITDILEGWVVLKPNRVQVGNES; encoded by the coding sequence ATGATGAATCAAGAAGGCCTAGGCGCCTACCAACACTCGCAAAACCATGCCCAAGCTGCGGCTGCTAGCCCGCACCGTCTGATCCAGATGTTGTTAGAAGGCCTGCTGGATAATTTAAGCCGTGCCCGTGGTTTTATGGAGCGCGGCCAGGTTGCCGATAAAGGCATGATGATTTCAAAATGTCTCGACATTTTAAATGGCCTTAGCTCGGTCTTAGACGAAGAAAAAGGCGGCGATGTTACCGTCGAACTGTTTCGTTTATATGATTATTGTGGCAGACGCCTGTTTGAAGCCAATATCAATGATGAGCTCGAAGGGATTGATGAAGTGACCCGCTTAATTACCGATATTCTTGAAGGCTGGGTGGTTCTTAAGCCAAACCGGGTGCAGGTCGGTAATGAGTCTTGA